A genome region from Zootoca vivipara chromosome 11, rZooViv1.1, whole genome shotgun sequence includes the following:
- the NXNL2 gene encoding nucleoredoxin-like protein 2 yields MVDIFTGHFLVNRDGQVVDPEQALQNKIVGLYFSAAWCSLCRDFTPILCDFYSELVEDAPSPAPFEIVFVSSDRSREEMVDYMQNTHGEWLAVPFHDTFKHELKKRYNITAIPKLVIVKQTGEVITDKGRKQIRERGLNCFRNWLEGADVFQNFCS; encoded by the exons ATGGTGGACATTTTCACTGGGCATTTCCTGGTGAACCGGGACGGCCAAGTCGTGGATCCCGAGCAAGCGCTGCAGAACAAGATCGTGGGCTTGTACTTCTCGGCCGCCTGGTGCTCCCTGTGCCGGGATTTCACGCCGATCCTGTGCGACTTCTACAGCGAGTTGGTGGAGGATGCGCCCTCGCCGGCGCCCTTCGAGATCGTGTTCGTCTCGTCGGACCGCAGCCGAGAAGAGATGGTGGATTACATGCAGAACACGCACGGGGAGTGGCTGGCGGTGCCTTTCCACGACACCTTTAAGCA TGAGCTGAAGAAGAGATACAACATCACAGCCATTCCTAAACTTGTGATTGTTAAACAAACTGGAGAAGTCATCACCGATAAAGGAAGGAAACAGATAAGGGAACGGGGACTCAACTGCTTCCGAAACTGGCTGGAAGGGGCAGACGTCTTTCAGAATTTCTGCAGCTGA